The window CGCTGCCGGAAAGGCCTGCAAACAAAACACTGGCTAAAACCACCACATAACCTAAGCCGCCTTTGATCCGACCAACTAAAACCATAGCAAATTCAACGATCTTCTTAGAAAGGGAGCCATGTCCCATGATTTCCCCCGCCAGCATAAAAAAAGGGATAGCCATCAGAGGAAAGCTGTTGGCACCGTAAACCATATTTTGGGCAATAATTTGAGCATCAAAATTCCCCAGAAAGAGCATTAGAATAATCCCACAAAGCACCAATACCACAGCAATGGGAATGCCCAGGGACAACAAGAGAAAGAGGCTGCCAAAAAATACACCTAAGGCCATGCTTTCTACTCCCCTTTACAAAGCTTAATAATTTTACCAATAGTGATAAAACCAATCATTACGGCAGCTAATACGTAGGAAGCTGAGATAAAGGAGAAAGGAATTCCGGTAGCTGGTCCTAGGGTAGACATAGCAATTTTAGTAAAACCCAGACCTCCAGAAAGCATGACTCCCACTGCAATAAGAACCAGAATATAGCCCGCAAGATCGACAACTTTCTTTGGTACACCCTTCAATCTGGAAGTAATAAGATCCACACCAATATGTTGATTATCCTTATAGGCGGTGATCGTTCCTAAGAAGATAGTCCAAACAAATAAATAACGGGATAACTCCTCACTGGAAACAATTGTTTGTTCGAAAAGATAGCGGAGGAAAGCATTTATAAACACTAACAATACCATCCCAGCTA is drawn from Desulforamulus ruminis DSM 2154 and contains these coding sequences:
- a CDS encoding TRAP transporter small permease; its protein translation is MSESTSKITRGVYKFIDYMMFLSLAGMVLLVFINAFLRYLFEQTIVSSEELSRYLFVWTIFLGTITAYKDNQHIGVDLITSRLKGVPKKVVDLAGYILVLIAVGVMLSGGLGFTKIAMSTLGPATGIPFSFISASYVLAAVMIGFITIGKIIKLCKGE